AAAACGTGATTTTGATCGCCAAATATCTTGTTGTTGCCGAAGTTCTCTACGTCTTCAACCTAGCATGGACCAAATTGAGCATTCTGCTCATGTACTACAGGATCTTCCGCTTTCGATACTTCAAAACGTGGGCATATATCATTGGAATCTTTGTTATCCTTTGGGTTATTTGCATaacttttcttttcatcttcatttgcGTCCCCGTCCAGAAACTCTGGTATCCCCAGATTCCAGGGCGGTGCATCAACCAGGTGGCCACATGGGTCTCCAACGCCGTCTCAACGATCGCAACCGACATTGCCATTCTCCTCCTTCCAATTCCACAAGTATGGAAGCTCCAACTTCGAATGTCGGAAAAGATAGCCGTCTTGATTGCCTTCAGCTTAGGATTTTTGTCAGACCCCAACCTTTCCAAAAAATCCTTCCAGATGAATCTAACCCCAACAGTGTCGTTTTCGCCTCCGCCTACCGCTTCTCGGTCTTCTTCAGTTACACTCCGCTTGATTCCTCCTATACTCTCGCCCGAACAGTTGGATGGACCGCAATTGAAATGTCTGCCGGCATCGTGTCGGCCAACCTCCCAACCATCCGCCCTGCTCTCCGCTGCATAGCACGCTTGCTGGGTGTTCATGGTAGCGTTATGGCTCTCTTCAAAAGTCAAAATAGAACAACTGCCAAAATTTCGGACACCGTCACTCAGCCTTCAGCAACAGGGGAGTCCACTGCCGCTATTGTACAACACAACAAACATCCAAACCGACATTCTTTCTATCATCTACCAGATGATCCCAGCTCGGCGGGAGAACAGGCACGAATAGATGCCTCGTTTAGGCCGGACTATGATAACGCAAAGATGTACATCAATGTGTTGGGTCCGAGGGTTGGTGATCATTTTGGTGGTGATGAGATTCCCATTACTGAGATTAGAGTCGACAAGGAGTTTACGCAGACTACAAACTGAGGGGTATGATCATTTGTGTTATACTTAAATTGGGTTTTCGGCTATTGTCACAGGTTGTTTCATTCTTTACTTGTCCACTAGCGAGCGGTGGAGATGTCTAACTTAAGATGTACATCGATGGGTATCGTAGGGTAAAAAGGTACAGTTGAGCATCTATAGTCCAGGGAAAAAACTAGGCTGCTACCTATGCAGGTAGGTACATCTGATCAATCAAGTAAGATTGTTTTAGCACTATAAACACGGTCAAAATATCAAAACTGGGCCGACTGTCGGTGCAGCGCTACGTTCATGGATGTACTATAAGGCACGTGGTGCCCCAAGTTGCTCCAGGGGCTTTTGATTTTACTCAGTAAAATTGTGCAAGGTAGCTTAAGTACGTTGTCGTAGTTAGGCTTAAGATCAAATGCAAGCCATGCACGGTTATTGGATGGAATCTGGCACACCGAGAGCTCTTCGCGATTTGATTCCAATGCTAGAAAGGTGGTAATAGATCTAAGTACCAAACCATCACCATCTTTGAAATAGgagaaaaacaaagagaCCAGGATCATCATGATCATGATCTTATTCAAACAGCAGACCAATCAAATCAGCCTCAAGCTGACATCTTTGACATGGAAATCCCAGGTGACCCCGCAGAGCCCTAATCAGCCCCGCGATAGGTATCAGACCCAACCGCCCAATTTTTCTCTCTACTACATTCCCCTCCAACCCACCCCTGGCCAGCACCCAACCCTCACAATGTCCAATCAATTATCCACCATTCTTGGCACGACCCTGATCCTGATCGGCCAGTTCCAAACGGCCCtcaccacgcccccagcagCCGCAACCGAAGCCGCAAAAGATGCCGAAGCCCTGCCCCTCTTGACGGCCTCCTCGAGCGCGCTCAAAGCACATGTCACGAAACTCTCACTGTTGGCAATTACCCCGCCCTTCACGCATTCCGCTGTCAGCACCGTGCTCCGCGAGCTCAATGAATCTATACTGCCGTCCCTCGTGACTGCTTCCCTCCTTGTGACACCGGCGCAATACACCAAGGCGTTTCACACCGAGGTCTTGATTCTTGTTAAAACGGCTTTGACAGAGCTTTCCGGGCTGGTTCGGGAGGTCAAGGTCgttggagagaagaaagatcaGGAGAAGGATACAGGGAAGGAGAGCGGTGGGACGAAATCCGAGAAAGATGCTGTGATGCTCGCTACGGGCCGTGTTTGGGATGCGTGTGATGCTACAACCGACATTGCGAATAAGGGAGTTGTTGAGTTTGTCATTCGCCGCGTTGAGCAGTGGAGGGACCTGGTTCGCGACGCGGTTGAGGAAATCGAGGATTGGGATCCGGAAGAAGAGGACGATGGTTTCTTTGATGATATTCTCGGTGATGAGGGGAAGGGtggagatgacgatgaggatgatgatgaggatgatgatgatgaagaagagacAGCCGCTCTCCAGGAACACAAGAAATCTACTCTTCGTTTCCTCAAGCCTATTGCCCAGGTCTACCCAGCTATCATCAACAACCGGCTGAAAAATGCCGGAAGTGCGCCGTTAGCTTCTTCATCTGGTGTCAAGAAGCTGGAGTCCTTGATGCTGAATCTGCAGGCCATTCCGGACGATGTCGACGAGGCAGCTGGCGCGTTGTACGAGGCCAATTTTGAAACCTCCGCTCAGTATCTCCGGAAGACGAGGAAGTCTGCCACACAAGCGGTGGGGTTGGTCGCGTCACCCTGGGGGGCTGCGGATGTTAAGGATGATGCACCGGCAGACAAGTTCGCTACATGGTCGAATACCTGGCTCAAGGTGATTGACGAGGTCAGCAAGTCAATTGAAACAAACTGAATATAGTTATCTGTCACGAAGCTGCAAAATAGCTGATTAGAAGATAACAAAAGCTCTGGAGAAGCACAGACAGTGATGTATATGTACATGGAACAAACATGGTGATTATTATACAAGTCTCTAAATTATACTCTCCAACTAGATGTCTTAGAACTCTTCCTCGGGAGCTTTGTGTTCCTGCTCCCATTCCGGCAGGTCACTATCAGGAATCCTCTCTCGCAAGAATTCCAAAATCGCATCGGTTCCTTTGGCAACTACCTGCCAGCGAGGTACTCGGAATCGATTGCCGGCCACCTCGAAACGTCTCAAGGCCGATCCATTGCCCCAGTTCTGAGGAGAGCGACCAGCAGCCAGCAGGCCAATCTTCGGGGGAAGCGAATCAAGCTCATTGTTGCTTAGCTCCAAGACCTGCAATCCTTGTGCGGCCTCGAAGTCCAGACTAGCAATCTGGTTGTCAGAGGCCACTAGGGTCTTAAGCTCTGGGTATGTATGTCTCAGATGAGGGAGTGGTCCCTTCAAACGATTGTGCGATACATCCAAGAAGGTCAAAGATGGGGCTATCAGGTTGGATAAGAGAGGCTCCCATGACGTCAAGCCGCCCGCGTTCAAAGTCAGCGACTGAAGTTTTGGCAATTCAAGCGGGGAAGACAAGAACTCAGCGCCCTTCAAGGGGTTGTGTGAAAGATCAAGCTCAACCAGACACTGTGCCAACATTCCAATGGCGGGGGCCGGGAAACAGCTCAGCTCATTGTGCTGCAAATAAAGACACCGAATGTCTAGTGATGGAATCATCTCCAATTGTTCCACCTTAAGGTCGGTCATTCCGGCATAAGACTTGTCAAGAATCCCACCGGATTTAATATCCCAGCTGCGATCAAGCTCGGGACTCTCAGGCGCTAGGGTGAATTGGGTGGCCACTGATCCCTCGTCATCTGTGTCCTGGGGATCAGGCTCAGAGCGACTCCGCAAGTCTCTTTTGATATCGTCGGTGTCCATTCTCAGCAGCCTGCGCTCACGAAGTGGGTTATTGGAAACCCGCAAAGAGGCAAGGTTTTCCATTAATCCAATCTTTTCATCCAAGTGCGTGAGGGAATTTCCTGTAAAATCTGCCTTCTTGAGACTCTTGAGCTCGGCAAACCCTTGTGGAAGCTCTGCAATTTTATTTTCTTCGGCAGACAGCGTTAATAATGACTGCCAGGAAGTCATGCGTGGGAGATGCGTGATGCGATTGACGCCGATCAGGAGGGTATGTAAATCAGGAAGTTCAAGCGCGTCATTCGCAGAGAAGACCATCACAGCATTATTGGCAATATTTAGTGACTGCAATGTGTCCAGCTTGGTCACTGATGCATGTATCAAAGTGCCTTCGAGTCTGTTCTTCTGCGCATTCAGCGTTTTCAGAGGAAGTTTACAAAGGGTCTCGAACGGCAAAGAAGTAAACTTGTTCTCACTGACATCCAATGTTCTCAAAGAACTCAATCCAGCCAGCTCATCTGGAAGTTTGGTGAGAGCATTGCCACGCAGATCCAAAAACTCCAAGCTAGAAAGACGACCAATGACGACAGTCAGTTCCCCTTGCAGTTGATTATTCGCAAGCTTCAGATCGGTCAGAGATTTGATCTCCGCGATGATCTCGATATGGGCCATGTCCAAACAGTTATTCGACAGATTGAGGGTGCGTAAGTTTTGCAAACGTCGAAGACCCATTGGGAGGGACTTCAGTATGTTTCCATGGAGATCCAGCGTTTCAAGGCCCCCAAATTGAAGTCCTCGATCATCGCTATCAGGATCAAACTCCTCGGGGTTGATATCGGGGAATGTTTCATCTGAAATCTGTTCCAGCTCATTGTCCGCGGCATAAAACTTGACAAGATCAACGTTTTCGAACCAGTTTGCGGAGTTCTCTGGGTCATAGTCGTACATCGTCAGCACTTCTTTTGGGATTTCCTTTAAAGAAAACGCTGCAATGTTCAATTGGCCGGTTGCACGTGCTGTCTGTACACGCTTCCGCATCACCAAAGAGTTAGACCCCTGGGACGGTTGGCCGAAAGGATCCTCGTCGTCGCCGCCTGCCCACGAATCGAGAGGCGCATCGATTGGCGGGGCCTGGTAGACTTGCTCTTGCGGTTTCTCCTTCTGATCACCAGCCGCCATCGCCTTGCGGGCAGCCTTTGCCTTTGCTATGGTTTCACGTAGCGTACTGGACGATTTGGAGGCTTTTCTAGCTTCAATTTCTGCCTGTTGCTCCGGGGACAGGTCATCAAGCATGTTGGAAAAAGTAGACACATGTCTTGAACCTGTCGAAGGAGAGCGTCGGGTAGACACCTGCCCTGTTTGAGgttttcttgttttctttaCTTGAAGGGGTCTTTCTGGGGGACCCATATTTGACTTTGCGGACTTTGCGGAGGCCTTTCCCGGTGGTGGGCGGATAAGCGAGGGTTTTGGTGAATCTTTGTTGCCAATTGGTCTTTCGGGTATGTTTTTCTTGGGCGGCGAACTGATGTCTGAGGGGACACCGTCCCCCGATGCAGTACTTTGCCTAAGTGACAGCCGCTTCAATCTTGATGAGATCACGCTGTCCTCGAAGCCGTGGACTGGAGAAATAGATCCAGCAGTCGAAATACGAGCCTTCGAGGGAAGACGCAGCTTCGAAGCAGGCCTTACACATTGCTCGTTACCAGGCGGTGCATATGATGATGCCTGCGATGGCGATCTTGAAACGTTGGATACAATGGACGGGGCACAAGATGGGGATCGTACCGGACTGCCGCCATTGAAAAAGCTGGACTGCCTTCTCACCGAAGCCGGTGATGGTGGAAGTTGCGCTAGCGTCTCAAGTGTACGTTCGGACAGTGATGGGCGTATTCCACGGCGACCACGTGCTTCTTGGGCCGATGCGATTGATGCAGTATCATCATCTCCGGCAGTTGAGGTCGCCTCCTCTGGAACATGCGTGTCGTCTTCCCCGCTTTGTACATCTTCTTGCTTTAGGGCTGGGATAGGATCACCCTGCGGCTTAGGTGGCGACAGATGGTGCGAAGTCGGTTTTTTCAAGAGCGCATTGTGAGATGGTCTTCGCAACCTGCTTTCATCCAGGCCAGGATCAGCTCGGAGTCTGTCTCGGGAAGGTGAGGGTTTGATCGATTTTGATGCGGTGGTCGTAGGTAAAGGCAACCTTGAAGTAAGGCGTGGAATGCCGCTCGCAGGACGTGGTATAACGCTCGCAGGGCGTGTAGATGTCTTAGGCTGCCCTTCCATACTGGCGTTCCGGTTATTGATGCTGATCTTCGGTCAAGGAGAACGTCGCACGTCAAGGAATTCGAATGCTCATGTCCGATGATAAGGAGCGGGATAGAGAATGTGGAAGGCGGGGGAGAGTCACTGTGGCAGATTCAGCCCTGTCAAAATCGTGGTCTTGGGCGCAAAGGAATGAAGAACAAGTAGTCTAGAATTGTTTCGGACGAAGCGGATTGTTTACAATCCGTAATTGTCGCCTCAGGCACCAACCGATTTGGTCCCGATCCATGAAACTTTCGTACTGAGCAGATATAAAACTATGTTTTGGCCTAGCATGTAATGTTCTAGATGTAAAAATGTCTTGGAACAATTATCACATTTACAACACCATAGATTGGTTGCAATTTAATGTCTAAATAACCTATAGTTGGTTGACAGTTGGCCTTGTTCCGAGGGATATATAGAAGAGCATGGTAACAAAGCGCACAGATATTTAATATAAAAAATTAAGCAGCGACTTCAAACCTCTCTTGGATAGCACTCAAGCCAACTACTAGGAGCTAGAAGAGACATTTTTATCACACACACTATTCAGTGTATATGGGAATAGGAGCACCCCGGAAGTCCGCAGAAAAGAGTACGAGAGTATACAAACAGTTCCATATTGGGCCAAATAATCTTCCGATACGTAGTACCCATTAAAGATATTCTTATACATCAAAACTAAAAGACATCAGTAGAAATCACAGACACCTAATCATTGTTTTCGCTTGCCGAAGAGGACTAGCACACACAGCTGGTAGTAAAAAAAAGGTGTCCTTGCGTGTTATGTTTGTAAAAGCCCTGCCTAATTGCTCTGACATGCTAGATACATAGAGCTTTCTCCAGATGTTGTAAAAAAATCAATACTATCCAAAAAACAACAACTACTTGCTGTCAAGTTTATAGGCATAAAGAGTTGCCTTAGctttcttattttttttacgCAAGAAGACTAAATTTCTCATAACACCACTAAAGGCTCAACTAGACAAAGTATCGAGATTAAATCATCTCCTTGATTTCACACATTATATATAGATCTTGATGCTTATCGGTTGCCTGCCCAACCCCCCAGCGCTTGCCTGGTCGCGGGTGTTGACTTGCCCTTAGCGTCCCGTGATCGTCAAACTAGCCTAAATAGGCTTAATGTGACAATTACTCGTCACTGATTGGTTTATATTCTTAGATAATTGACTGGGGCTGGGAAATTGACTAACCCAAAGCGGGTACCTTGAGACTCCCCTGTTCCCAGCCTCCCAGCCCCTCCCAATAACGCAAACTGGAGTAACCTCTTTCTCTTAAGGTCTCGCTCAACTCCATTATACCCCCATCTTCCATCCTTCTCCAGGCTTTCCAAGTCATTATCTTCTTAGCTCAAAATTGAAATTCCTATGCCCCTTGCTCCGCCCTCGATCCTCCATTTTCTCACTTGGTTCCTGAGGCACCATATCTGGCCTGAGCATCTGTGCGATCGACCGAGCCGAAGGCCTGACCGCTCAGTCTCCGGTATGTACAACATGCAtcattttgtttttcttcaatCATCTGTTCTATGATAAAGGTGCTGATAAGAGATTAGTGCGAGGACCCGTTTCCCCACAGCTAGACCCTCATGGTCATAACAAAGTGATATAACATTATATCCATATCACTCAATAACTACACATCTATCATGTCTCAAAATTCCAGCTCACAAAGCTCCGTGGGAGCACCGGTAGAGATTGTGCCCTCGACTCCAACTCACCGGACCACACTGTCCCCGTCGCCAGAGCTCAGCGCTATGGCTAAGCGCCCATCATCCGAGTCGGATAAGAAGCCACTCTCTATTCTGCCATTGTCCTCGTCGGATATGACCCCTCCACCCTCATCTCAGATCCCAGGGGCCCCACTTCGTTCTCGTTCACACTCGCGTTCCTTGAGCCCTTCGTTGGTTAACTCCAGCGATATGGACAAGTCGTTGTTCGATGCCTACGGTGCTTCTGAGAACCTGCCCACCGTGGAGGAAATTGACCTCGCCAGCGAAACCCAGTTGCGTACTATTGCCAAAGAACTTTTAACTGTAGCCCGAGAGTCACGCATGTCTGCGTTGCACTTCAAACTGCAGAACAGCTTGGTCTCGTTCGCTAGCAATGAAGCCGTCAAGCGCGCCGAGGTGGAGCATCAGCTTGCCAAGCGCGAAGTCGAGATTCTTCAGAGCGCTGAGTACCGCAGTCGCTCGCACCCCGCGGATCCCGTCACGCCAACGCAGTCCCAATCTGTTTCGAACTCTGATTATCTCTCGGCTGTTCAGCGCTCGCAAGAATTAGAAGAGCTCAATACTGTTCTAGACCGAAGACTCCGAAAGGCGAAGCGTGCCATCGATGAAGCTAGCAGTCGGTCTATGGACCTTGAGGAGCAGAACCTCATGCTTAAGCGTCGTATTGGTGACAATCGCAAGCACTTTTCCCAGATCTTCAACTATGGCAGCATATCGCCGGGCACTCAGAATGAGATACACAATCTTTGCCATGGTGAACACGCAGACGGTCTCGCAGCTCTTCTCTACGCCGATAAACTCACCAACCAGACGCACGCTTATAGTACTCACTCTGCAACATCCGTTCCCGTCACCCCGAACCACTCAAAAAATCAGTACCCCGCTACCCTTGGGTACCCAGGAGAAGACCATTATGATAGCGACAGCACCGTATCCCTCTCGGCCTCCGAGGCGGCGGAAGAGGCTCTGGATTCCCCACCGCAAATGCGCTCCACCGTCCCCAAGAGCAGCACACTGCTTCAGACAAAGTTGTTCGGCCAGGTGCAGAAACCAGGTGTGGAGCGATCTCGCCCTAGCAAGCGCAAGGCAGGCAGTGACGCAAACGTTGCCGTTGCGAAGAAGTCTAGGGCTCCGAATGGTATTGGCCTGAGTATCAACGCCTGAGTTCATATCCCGTGGCCACGAAGAACTAGTGCCACCAACTTTGATATGATTCATGACCTAGCGCTGCTTTGCTTGTTACGATAATGGGAATCTCACGAATAATGAAGACATGCCAAATGTGGTGTTTTCAAACTATCTATTGATGTTTGggtgtttttttggggggggggggggattctTTAATATGAAGAGGCTCGACAGCTGATCCGTGGCCTTTTCACATGTGGTGTTACTAAATTAGTTTTCGGTATGAAAATCACGGGCGAGTGGTTATTGCTTTTCAATCAGTCCCCGCGGACTTCAGGTGGAATGAGTATCAGATGGAAATTTGGGATAGAACCATGTACAATAGGAGTAGAGCCTTCAGAGACCAGTACCGAATTTACAAACTTGAAAGCGACACATGAAGTATATACCCAATAGGACCAATTGAATCCATCCAAAAGAAAATCAGGCATGATTTCATAGAACATCTCATAGCAGAGCATAAAATGAAAgaataaaataaaataaaaaaattACTCTGGCAGATTACCGAATTTGGCTTGATTAGGGCTCGCTAAGCGAGGCGGTGTGCCAGTCAGCGGGCGGCCACACGAAAAATGGGAACTTCATTTTCTGCCGTGAAGGAGGATCTGACCAGCAACCCTCGACGACCACCACCCGGCTCGATCCCCATCTGTCACCATGGTGCGTTCCCTATCCCTGTTTGGAAGATACGATGAAGGATTCGACTTGTGCGATTGAGAGAAATCGACGCATCGAAATACGCCTCGAAAAGAACGAAAGTGATGGTTGACTGACCGATTTTGTGTGGGATATATAGGCGATCAAGCACAACAACCAGATTCAGAAGAACCGTGAGTGGCCCGTCGCTTTGCATATCTATGTGATCGCTTCAAACCCGACAGAATAAATGAGGAGTTCGGACTTGAAGGAATAGTGATTAATTATTGAATAGACTTCCGCAAGGACTGGCAGCGTCGTGTCCGTGTGCACTTCGACCAGGTACGACTATCCAACATTCCTCTGACCAGATTTCTTTTCCTCCACACGATATCGCAAGCGACTTGAAATCAAGGAAAAATTTTCTCTGCAGGATGTGAATTTGGCCGACTAACATGAATCGCACAGCCCGGCCGGAAGCACCGTCGTCGTGAGGCCCGCATCGCTAAGGCGGCTGCCGTTGCTCCCCGTCCGGTCGACAAGCTGCGTCCCGTTGTCCGATGCCCCACCATCAAGTACAACCGCCGTGTCCGTGCCGGTCGTGGTTTCACCCTCGCTGAGCTGAAGGTAAATTGAGCCGCATCGAAAATGGAGGTTATAAGGAAACAACTTGCTGACTCGAACATTTTTTTTGCGCTTTGTAGGAAGCTGGTATCCCCAAGAAGCTTGCTCCCACCGTTGGTATCTCCGTTGACCACCGCCGCACCAACTACTCTAAGGAGTCCCTGGTTGCCAACGTCGCCCGTCTCCAGGACTACAAGGCCCGCCTGATCCTCTTCCCCCGCAAGAGCGgtcagttcaagaagctcgaCTCCTCCGCTGAGGAAGTCAAGTCCGTCAAGGCTACCGTCGCTGAGGGCAAGCGTGACGGTATCGTCACCCGTGTTGAGGCCACCTTCCCCATCACCAACCCCACTGCCGCCGAGGCCGTTACTGAGGTCAAGCGCGACTCGCTCCCCAAGGGTGAGGAGGCTGCCTACCGTCGTCTCCGTGACGCCCGCGCTGAGGCCCGCTACAAGGGTATCCGCGAGAAGCGTGCCAAGACCAAGGCTGATGATGAGGTCGCTGCCAAGAAATAAATGTGTTAATTCCCTTCTCGtgctgatgatgatgatcgGGTCGGTTTTCGAATCGGGGATTAGTGTACTGTGGCATGGCGTTGCGCCTCTTCCTTGATTCCCTCTCTCCCTCCCAAACTTTACTCCTTTTTGTCTCTAAAAGAAAGAACTCGGAAGAtctctcgaaattcaaaaCCGCCCAATTTTCTCAATGTTGGCTTTTATGCCTGTACGTCTCATACCTCTATGGCTGTCAATGTGGTAGTCCAGGTCTTGGATCTTGGGCTTCCGGCGAGGACAACATCGAAATCCTTTTGTAGTTCATTTCATTATGCACTTTGTAGCTTGGCTATGGATACTTGTCAATCTTCAAGGTCTACTCAGATGGGAATAACAGG
The nucleotide sequence above comes from Penicillium digitatum chromosome 1, complete sequence. Encoded proteins:
- a CDS encoding Armadillo-like helical, with translation MSNQLSTILGTTLILIGQFQTALTTPPAAATEAAKDAEALPLLTASSSALKAHVTKLSLLAITPPFTHSAVSTVLRELNESILPSLVTASLLVTPAQYTKAFHTEVLILVKTALTELSGLVREVKVVGEKKDQEKDTGKESGGTKSEKDAVMLATGRVWDACDATTDIANKGVVEFVIRRVEQWRDLVRDAVEEIEDWDPEEEDDGFFDDILGDEGKGGDDDEDDDEDDDDEEETAALQEHKKSTLRFLKPIAQVYPAIINNRLKNAGSAPLASSSGVKKLESLMLNLQAIPDDVDEAAGALYEANFETSAQYLRKTRKSATQAVGLVASPWGAADVKDDAPADKFATWSNTWLKVIDEVSKSIETN
- a CDS encoding putative leucine-rich repeat protein — encoded protein: MEGQPKTSTRPASVIPRPASGIPRLTSRLPLPTTTASKSIKPSPSRDRLRADPGLDESRLRRPSHNALLKKPTSHHLSPPKPQGDPIPALKQEDVQSGEDDTHVPEEATSTAGDDDTASIASAQEARGRRGIRPSLSERTLETLAQLPPSPASVRRQSSFFNGGSPVRSPSCAPSIVSNVSRSPSQASSYAPPGNEQCVRPASKLRLPSKARISTAGSISPVHGFEDSVISSRLKRLSLRQSTASGDGVPSDISSPPKKNIPERPIGNKDSPKPSLIRPPPGKASAKSAKSNMGPPERPLQVKKTRKPQTGQVSTRRSPSTGSRHVSTFSNMLDDLSPEQQAEIEARKASKSSSTLRETIAKAKAARKAMAAGDQKEKPQEQVYQAPPIDAPLDSWAGGDDEDPFGQPSQGSNSLVMRKRVQTARATGQLNIAAFSLKEIPKEVLTMYDYDPENSANWFENVDLVKFYAADNELEQISDETFPDINPEEFDPDSDDRGLQFGGLETLDLHGNILKSLPMGLRRLQNLRTLNLSNNCLDMAHIEIIAEIKSLTDLKLANNQLQGELTVVIGRLSSLEFLDLRGNALTKLPDELAGLSSLRTLDVSENKFTSLPFETLCKLPLKTLNAQKNRLEGTLIHASVTKLDTLQSLNIANNAVMVFSANDALELPDLHTLLIGVNRITHLPRMTSWQSLLTLSAEENKIAELPQGFAELKSLKKADFTGNSLTHLDEKIGLMENLASLRVSNNPLRERRLLRMDTDDIKRDLRSRSEPDPQDTDDEGSVATQFTLAPESPELDRSWDIKSGGILDKSYAGMTDLKVEQLEMIPSLDIRCLYLQHNELSCFPAPAIGMLAQCLVELDLSHNPLKGAEFLSSPLELPKLQSLTLNAGGLTSWEPLLSNLIAPSLTFLDVSHNRLKGPLPHLRHTYPELKTLVASDNQIASLDFEAAQGLQVLELSNNELDSLPPKIGLLAAGRSPQNWGNGSALRRFEVAGNRFRVPRWQVVAKGTDAILEFLRERIPDSDLPEWEQEHKAPEEEF
- a CDS encoding 60S ribosomal protein eL13, with the translated sequence MAIKHNNQIQKNHFRKDWQRRVRVHFDQPGRKHRRREARIAKAAAVAPRPVDKLRPVVRCPTIKYNRRVRAGRGFTLAELKEAGIPKKLAPTVGISVDHRRTNYSKESLVANVARLQDYKARLILFPRKSGQFKKLDSSAEEVKSVKATVAEGKRDGIVTRVEATFPITNPTAAEAVTEVKRDSLPKGEEAAYRRLRDARAEARYKGIREKRAKTKADDEVAAKK
- a CDS encoding ribosomal protein L13e-domain-containing protein, which gives rise to MSQNSSSQSSVGAPVEIVPSTPTHRTTLSPSPELSAMAKRPSSESDKKPLSILPLSSSDMTPPPSSQIPGAPLRSRSHSRSLSPSLVNSSDMDKSLFDAYGASENLPTVEEIDLASETQLRTIAKELLTVARESRMSALHFKLQNSLVSFASNEAVKRAEVEHQLAKREVEILQSAEYRSRSHPADPVTPTQSQSVSNSDYLSAVQRSQELEELNTVLDRRLRKAKRAIDEASSRSMDLEEQNLMLKRRIGDNRKHFSQIFNYGSISPGTQNEIHNLCHGEHADGLAALLYADKLTNQTHAYSTHSATSVPVTPNHSKNQYPATLGYPGEDHYDSDSTVSLSASEAAEEALDSPPQMRSTVPKSSTLLQTKLFGQVQKPGVERSRPSKRKAGSDANVAVAKKSRAPNGIGLSINA